CAAATTTTCCCTTGAACTCTTTGTAAAAATGATTGGGAATTTGGATTAACCTTTGCAAAAGATGGCCTCATAATCAACTTTCCTTGTGGGCATGTTTTGCAAGGATTGTTGATTGGCAAAATATTATTCTTATTCAACAATGGGTGTCTATTGGAATATGTAATGATCCTACGCATCATGGTGGATCCGTGGtgacccaaacggtcatgccaaagcataaATGCATGTTGATcagtgaacttctggttcacgACATGACATGCCTCAATTGACTTAGTGGTTGTTTAATATAAACCATATGAGAGGGCAACCAATTTTTTCAATATACGCCTTTGGCTGTAAGTATTGGAAGTAATGCAAACATATTTCACATTGTTCTCATTTTTCCAAGTTTGTTATCTCCTATATAAAGAAGATGAGATATGTCAGAATCCATGAATGTCAGAATTGAGGTTCCTGACATTGAAATAATTTAAACTTCACAAAGGAAGTAATTCACTTGAAACTGACATATATAGTTGAAAAATGGATTATGAATAAGCCATGTATATACTTGAAGCTTCGGGTTAGAGATTTATTAGTAGAACTTTGGGTTCCAAAGTTTGGTGGTTTGAACTTCGGGTCAAACACTTAGTACTCGAAGCTTCGGGTTTGAGATAAACCAACTAGGAACTTCGTATTCTAAATTTGGGTGGTTTGAACTTGGGGTTCAAACTCTTAGCACTCGAAACTTTGGGTTTGAGATAGACCAATTAGGAACTTTCAGTTCCTTTAAATGAATATGGATATAAATGTAGCATAAACAAACACAAGGATGGTAATAAGTCAAGATGATAAAGAATGTGTACTTACCTCATTGATATGTGTGTCTAGCAAGATGCCTAGAACAACTTGAATATTGATGCCCACTCGCACAATCAATGTTGTAGATGCAATTGCATTATTCGAATTATGCATATCCTCATGGGTTGGCATAATAAATATTGGAGAATACCATATGAACAAAGAACAAGCAAGCTAAACTCTAGAATATTACCTGGAACGAAGTTGCACCATATGACTTGAATCTCCAGGAGTTTATACGAGAGACTAtcatgctgataatgtgttataAATGAGATAACTTGCTTGCTAGAAAGTAAAGAATATGAAGAGATAAGAATAGATGGGGGAAAGAGATGTGTCTTCTCATTCTCATTAtttccctttaaatagggatAGAGTTACTTGATGATCACACTAACTTGGTGATCACTCATATAGTAACTTGGTGATCACTCCCAAGGTTACTTGGTGACCACTCTTATGGTTTCTTGGTGATCACTCACAAGCTTCCTTGATATTACATCGTGAAGATACTAGCTAGTGAATATTACAAATTGACCCCAAAATAATTATGTGGACAGCCACACAAAAGTAGTATTTACAAGATTATATATAATATAGCAATTCAATATTTCGTCTTAAGATTGTTAGAAAATTAATTAGGAAATTGCTATATTGTAAATCAGTATACGTATGATAAACCACTATAAGTTCAAAATCAAATAAGATATAAGAGAACTAAAgcataaaattttagaaaaaccTTTAACAGATAGTGATCGAGGCTAGAACTTGGTTCTATTCACTTAAGATGAAATTGCCTCCTCGTTAGTGCTTGAAGAGTTATCGGCAAACGTCTCCCAGGAGTGCAATGATcaaacttcctctagaaaaagCACTACAATCTTGAGGATCAACAAACACATATGGTGTTTATTTTCTCTCAATCTCTTAAACTCTAATATGGAATGTAGAAATTCTTTGAATACTGGATAAAATTTCTAATGCAAAAGTTGGATGCAAAGTGGTGTGATTGCTTTTGTATTTATAGAAGTCTGAAGCATCTATTTGAGAAGACATATCTTTTTGCACAACAACTTCCATGTTGCTTTTAGTTTGAAAGGTCATACCATTTGGATAAGTTGGTCAGTCATTTTCAGTTttgaattttcattcaaataaatttaatattttgattttttttctttctatttttaaaaAGAGGataaaaggatttcactcctactctTATGGTGACTCGAACTTAGGACTTGGATcctaggtagtgggtgctctaaccactgagctaacaccacttcgtcaataTTTTGATTAAATCTACTAACATAAGGACAATGGTGACACTCCATAATTAAAACATATTGTAGATATGCCCTCATAAACCACACCAAAAGCTTCATAGCCCAACTCCACAAATGGTTTCAAGGGTTTATCCAGATCCACCTCAACACAGACTCTACTGAATTTTCTGCGAGCTTGAGCTAAAATAAGCTTATCTACCCTTACCACAGGTCTAATCAAACTGCCAATTTTTTGCATTATGAATTCCTTGAAACATATCACAGGTACTCTCATCATACACACACAAACAACCATCTTGCTAATTCTAACTACCAgatgattgttttgaatttcaaaagtTTGTGGGTATtgaattaagattttaaaaagtCCTTTAAAATTTGttggtattcaattaggactttaaACAATCTGTCCAAATCTTATGGGTATTCAAAAGTTCAACAACTTTCAAGGATTTTCTagatggagtttttttttttatcattttctattttttcttttctatttttatcgTATTTTTAAACTTTCAAATTCCCTTCTcactaaaaaaaagaaaaaagaaaaaaaaataattaagaaaaaaaagaaaagaaaaaagaactaaaaagaaaaagaaattcccGGTTGGATTTTATCTGATATTTTTATTTGGCGATGGAGAAGTGGAGTTGTAGGTAAGTAAAAGAAGGGAGCCGCGGAGTGGAGCCGAAAAACAGTTTTGTAAATTGTTGCGAAGAGAATCTAAAAGCCCAGAAtaagattctctctctctctctctcgaagcATCTCACTTGCTTGTGTTCAAGACTCCTCGAAGCATCTCCTCGTGTCAGGCcgacaacaagaagaagaagaagaagaagaagaagaagactccaAGTGACCTCTGCATCCGCTGCTCTGGTAAGTCccgaaaccctagaaattttgcttcttttcttttccttttcatatCTATCTCGAGATTATTGAATAAACCTGCCAAGTATTAAGGGATTAAAGGTTCAGTTGATTTCAAGTTAAACTTGAACCAAATGGGTCAATTTCTATGATATCAGGGAAATATGGACCAAGATCAGGATTTAAGAAATGACCTTTGCTGTTGATTTTTATTAATCATGTGGGATGAAACCCTAGTAATGTCGGAGAAGAATTTGAATAAGAATTATCTACtactattcaaaaaaaagattaaagtAATTGGCTTTGGTACAGTAAGCACTATTTTAGTTACATTTGTAGGAAACcggttcaatttttttttatcatacatGTTATTAGGGGAATTAGGACCCTGATAAATATATAGTAGAGAACTGAGTACCAGGATTTCTGAAATGACGTTTGATGTTTGTGACGAGGCTCTGTTATTGTATACTGCAAAGAGTGTTAATCTAATTGTTGTAGCCAGTTGCTTGAATGGGTGTATTTTACTGGGGTACTTCTATTTTCATGTTTTTAACATGACTATAACGTTTTTGCAACAGGGGATGTAAAAAAACTGAGCAACAGCAGGATGAGCAACAACGAAGGTTTTGACGGACATATACTGTCTGAGAAGCTCTCTAAACTCAACAATTCACAACAAAGCATCGAGTGTATCCTCAAAAACATACTACTTGCTGTATCTGATTTTTAGTGTCATGGACTCGTTTATCATCTTCTGAGGGAGtcttatttgtttttgtggtagtATTGCATGACTAATTGTCGtacatttttggttttttgttttttataatttatgtttttattgAATGCATTTTTTTAACTCATTCAGAGAATGAGTTTTGTGTATTACAAGTCCTCCCCCTTCCTTATATTAGCTGAAAACCATATACAGTCCTACTGAAACATtcatttcccctttttttttatatatttttttagttcTTTTTCATCTTGGTAATTAAGGCTTGTGCTCACAAGCCTGGGGCTTGTACTCAAGATGAGCTCTGTAAGGCTAGTGGCTTTACCACAGTTGTTTCTGAAAACAGACAGCTCCTAAATTTCTTAAGCAGTTTGCTTCTGTGACTCTGGATAAATCGTTCAACTATGATAATTGAGCATACAGGATGGTTTAACCTGTATCTCCTGCAGTTAATCTTTTGTTATCTATTTTGAATAACATCAATATCAGTGTACAATTTTGTCCAATTCTGCAATCCTTTTGGCTTTGTGTTTTGATATGTTGGGTTCtacaaaattatttttctttgtaaaATTTTTGGCCCCTATCAATTTTTGGTAATGTAACCGTCAACATTATTTGTTTCTTAGAGTTATTGTAGTAACTGTGCCCGTAATTTTCATGAGAATGTGGAGATAGATATGTTGGACTAAATCCATTGAGCTTCACATCGATGTTTTGATATGTTATGCATTTCTTTAAACATTTAAACAGCTCTTTCTCGTTGGTGTATTTCTCATCGGAAGAAAGCAAAGCAGATTGTTGAAACATGGGACAAGTATTTCAATTCTTCCCAAAAAGATCAGCGTGTGTCTTTTCTATATCTGGCGAATGACATATTGCAAAACAGTAGGCGAAAGGGCAGTGAGTTTGTGAATGAATTTTGGAAAGTTCTTCCTGCAGCTCTCAAGCATGTTTATGAAAATGGTGATGACCACGGAAAGAAAGCTGCCATGAGACTGGTTAGTAGTTTATAAATGTTCTCTTAAATTTTTGTTTGACTTACCGAACAGTAAAAGACCAAGTGATTGGATGTCTGTATGCATGCATTTGCGTAACTTGAAACTTGATTATTTAGTATAAAGTAGTGGGACTGGGCTACTAAAAGATCCTCTTCTGCTTGTAACTCGATGAAAGTAGGTTCTGAGCTAGCCAGCTGTGCTAGCACCTTCCATCAGTTAATAAAATTCTTAGTTTGCTTTAATTCCCCAAGTAACACCAGTTTAGTATCTGGCCATTCCCATTGTTTTCTGACCATGTTTGTGGAGCCAATTGTATTGTAATCATAGTTCTTCATCTACAAGGAAACTTCCACTCTTGGATAATTTATTCATttgcttatttttttttgggggtgggACTGCTGCATTGGTTTATTCAGGTTGACATATGGGATGAAAGGAAGGTTTTTGGTTCTCGAGGGCAAACTCTTAAAGATGAAATGACGGGAAAGAATCCTCCTCCACCTATAAGCAACGGAAAGATTTCAAATCCTATCAAGATAGTGAAGAGGGATGCACACTCAGTTAGAATCGTAAGCACTTGGCATAGCATCTAAGTTTGATCTGTATTCAgtttcctttattttatttttatctgtTAGAGCTTCAACATGTCTTATCATCCTTCTAAACATCAGAAATTGGCTGTTGGAGGTCTACCAGAAAAGATACTCACCGCACTTCAACCTGTTCTTGATGAACATGCTAGCGAAGAAGCTGCTTTAAACAAGTGTAGTGTTGCTGCACATTATGTGGGTAAAATAGAGGAAGAGGTTGAAAACAACTTGACTCAAGGTATGAGCTGGATTATGTTGTTAAGTTCATCAGTGCATCAAACAACTAGATGGCTCAATGCAACCGTTTTAATGTTAAAAGTTTAGTCTTTATTTTCAAAGTTTGGTTATTGGATTTTACGTTTCTGCTTCTACCACTCAATTGGGTATAGTTTAGTGCCTTTTAGTGTGTGGGACTCTTGTACCAGATGTGGGTGACATGTAGATTGAGATTTccattaattaatttatatagGAAATTGGGATAACAGTACTGAAAGAGGGAGTGAACACAATAACTGCAGCCCATATCTGCTAAATCTTGGAATTCTTTCCTGAAAATTATAAGAAGAGAGGTTTAGCTAACATTTGAGACATTTCTTCATAGAAAACACTTCTTGTATCCTTCTGTCTCTATCTTTCACTcctgttttcttcattttctggtTTGGGACCTGTTGATTTGGGTGGTTGTGTCACTGTGCAGCTATAGAAGATGCAGGCTAATGTTAGTAATCCTAAAGGAAcatttaaattaataaactGTTTGCAAATGTTGCCCATTAACTGAAAATAAATAACAAGGGCCTATCACCTTCTACAAagtaatttattttctattttaaatATAAGGCGGAGGCCTAAATTGTAAGAAGGATAAAttctaaataaagaaaaatctaTACTATATTTAAGAGGAGGGCTTGGTCGCTGTAactgaattttattttatttttgtggttATAGcccttaaatattaaaaaaaaaacctttgaaACTGAATTATTCAAGGATAAAAAGGTcagttcacaaaaaaaaaaaaaacttcacacattcttcaaaaaaaaattacccactatttttcagtttttatttattttcttccaCACACATATGGAGTGGACTCCCAACTTTTGTCAAATGTTCCCATTATGATTGCTGTGGATTTGTTCAATGCTAGAAAAATTACCAGGCCAAGATGAATAATTACAAGAGCATACCAAGAGTAGGTAGTAGTTCTGAAACATCTTCATACATCAACAGAGTACAGACTATATATTAGTGACAAAAATGCAATATTATACATATTTTTGAACAAATCACAAGCGGAGTTGTGCAAGGAATATTGAATTGGACACAAGTAAACTTGACTCGAGATTTTGATTGCAGACCCAAAATATGCACCCAATTGAGTACCTGTACCTCCTTGGAAAACCCAGTGAAGCTCTTAACCCTCTGTTAGACATTTTTGAAATGGGATGGAATGAGAGGAGAGGGAGAATGATTCCAAGGCTCCATTTATGGAAGATTGAAGTCTACTTAATGTTTACACTTGCAAAAGTCTCCCTGAACCCAAATTTTGAAAGATCTTTGATTGGTACACCTCTTCAGCAAAACATTGTATGGATCCTATATTGCATTGAATAGCTTATAAATCCGTTTCCTTCAGCAACTTTGATTAGCCCTCCTCACAAACTTCAATCAACTTGTTTGATTTACATGCGCGTAAACAATGGAGATGTTTGAATACCTTGTTGCATTCAGTTAGTTGGGTTCTTTCTCTTTATCTAGTCAACTTTCTTGTTCTAGTTCTTATTTcccttgatcttttttttttctatagatGCCATTGATTAATAATCTCCTCCATACATTGTCTTAATTCTCAGACATTTATGCTGTTTATTAATTTTGTAATCAGGGACTCAGCAGAGATCTACATTGTTGGATGATCTGAAGGAGCAGGAAGATGTACTTAATCTATCTATTGGACAGCTTGAAGCTGTGGCAGCAACAAGATCTGCCTTGGTTTTGCAGCTTAAAGAAGCACTTCAGGACCAAGTACAAATTCTTTATTATTCCACATATGCTCTCACTTctgcattttttgtttttttaaattcCAGATATTGATTGTTGCTTGTAAATATGATTTTCACAGGAACCAAAGCTGGAAGCTGTTCGCACTCAGTTACAAGTAAGAGCCCCCCACTCTTTAGTTGCCTTGTAAATTAAGAAGCCTTTACTTATTGGAAATGATGTGCATTTACGCATCTTCACAATCAATTTTTTGAAGTAGTTTTTCATTGAATGTCATTCTCTCATCTAGGTAAGTAGAGATTGAGATTCATAGTTTAAAAGATAAGATGTTTAAAGCTGAAATTGATATAACTTTTCATGGAAGGTCTTTAATGATgtaagtaggggaagatgatagatTTAGTTGTTGCAGCTTTGCTAGAGTCTGAAGAATATTCTGTCAACAGTCTTTCACAAAATCTTTTACTTTTTCTATATGgctatttttgatttttaataaagaatAGAACACTGGTTTTTGAATTACATACTGACATAAGAGTAGAATATCATAATTTTGTATCTTGTTTGGGTCTAATCATTATCTGCATCTACTTGTGTCATGAGTATATAGGGTGTAGATTGATTACATTTGTTTTTATAAAACTGGGATCTAATTATCAATTTGTTAAGTTAGCCATAACTATATAAGTTTATAGGAGTTTTACAGAGACGTGTCTGTAGGGTACAATTTTGTTTCTATAATTCTGCCAGTTGGTGGTATCTAGTCTTGTACTATCTGGATCCACTAGCTCAAAACTTGTGTTAGCTTTATTAGGAATTTGTTCAGTTTATTTGTCTCCTAGTTTACCTGGCCACCATTTTTATGTGCTGCAGAAAAGATTTATCCTCTTCAATATATCTTTTAGTACTTGTAAATTAGAAggataaaagaaacaaaaataaaagaacagTGATTTAAGGATATCTTATGGAACTAATGAAGGGAGAGTTAGATATTAGCAGCTAAGCTCTGCATGCAATCATTAACATATCTTTTAGACATAGCTCCTCTTCTGCATTATTTTCAGAATTGAATTAGCTGTATGTTAGTTCTACTTCTGTTGTAATTGGTAGTGCTGAATCTATTATTGTTTGGAGTGGATTGATAGGTGTAGACAGGAAGTTACAATTAGTGGTATCTTGTCTAACTGCATTGTATTTTTCTTGGTCTTGTAGTTttcattgaaaattttgaattctTGTGTCTTGTAATTTTCATCGAAAATGCATCTTTGTCATGGTTGTGATGCTCAATAATAGGTTTTTtatctcattttttttccttcagatTTGTTGGCTATAATAGTTTGCTTTCATTTCAGCTGTCTTCTTGTGCCTTACAACTTAGATCCTAAGGTGTTTAAAAGAGGATGCTGAATATTAGACACAACATATGTATATGCTGAATCTGTTGTTATTGTTTGGAATGATTGATAGGTATAGACTGGAGTTATACAATGGATACAATGGATCTCTTGTCTCCTGcactattttttttgttttttttggttaatcttttttttttttgattgggtGTGGTGCTCAATAATAGGTTTCTTATGTCATTTTGTTCTCTGATTTCATGTCTGTATAAGACAATAAGTAAGATAAAGAGAGTAGAAGGCTCAAAGAGAGCTTGAGAAATGAGAGGCAGGGCAGAGTGTGAGTCTTCAAGGGTTGAGAGGCTCATATAGACATTTCAGAGATTCAAAGAGAACTAGCCAGAAGGTAAATTGTTTATAGATTGATATGGGTGAGGTTGTGGATCTATGTGTTAATAtcacagggaaaaaaaaaaaacttagtagGGTTTGTCTGCGGATGCTAGAGATCAAGACGTTAGTAACATATTACTCAGTCTAGGCATTCTTTTGTAATTGGCATGCAGCTGTGACTTATATATTGTTGAATGATCGTCTTGTATGTAGACCATACTTTCGGTTAGTCTAGTGGACTCCTTGTCCTCTGTTTTGtatgtctttgttttgtttatgaaAGTTCTTTTGTAAtatcaccaaaacaaaaaaggaataCTTAATAGTACCTCAGTGATTGACTACCCAATGACTGCAAAAGCTTTAAAGTGGCATCACACAATCTCGAAAAGGGTTATCTTTCGAAAAACATCCCGCTAGTCAGAACAGGAGGGGGGTATATTGGATCTGTCGGTGCTTGAATAGGTTAGGAGTTGGTTGGGAAACGGATTCGTGCAGAAATAACATTATGTTCTAGTGTAATTGAAGGCTTCATCGTGGGTGATGCAACTACTGCTGGAACATCAAAAGAGCGGCATGGAAAGCAGGGTGCAAAGAGGTCCACAGAGGGTACTGATTATCAGTTAGACTGAAGTAAGAAGAAATTTTTTAGCTGCAATTGCCAATTCAGCTAGGATTGTGCAGTGGCTTGCAACATGAAATTTGTGCATGATTCATTGGAAATGGGGAATTTTCTTATGTGTAACTTAGAAAGTGGGTTGTTCATTTTCCTTTCTATAGTAGAACCTGGTTTTTCTTGAGAGTAAGGGTAGGAAGGTATGAATTAGGATTGTGGGTGTGCATCAGAGATTTGCTTCCCTGGGGCAATTGGCTTTGGCAACAATGCAAAAGAGTAGGTAACTATAAGTGGTTAATACTTAATAGTATAACTGTATAAGACTTCTGTTTAAGTTTCATTTGATTTCCAAATCCGATGTGGTGTCTGTTGGGTTTATTGAAATGACAATGCAAGAATTTTCCCTCTGCATGAGGCCACTATAGTCTTTGAGCGACCTCAATTAGTTTAGATTAGAAGAGGTGTCTGTTGCTGTTACACTGCATTCATCATGTGTGACAACGGTACGTTCAATTTACTGATAGTCTGATCCCACAAGAAGTGTCTAAGAgttaatttatgatttgatcCATTGGAAGTGAGATCTCAAATATGTAGGAAGATGGGTTTAAGGCGCTCAGTTTGAAGGCAAGTCTGGGTACATATATAAAGTTTTGAAGTGATGACACCTGTTGATTTTAGACTATATCTAGGTTTCTTGGACTATGGGTCTGGCTACTTTGATTGTGATTATAGAAGTGGTGGTTATATATGGACTTGAGTGTGGGCCATACAGTAAGAGGATTCAAAGATTAAAATGAGGGGCAACAAGTGGGTATTTTAGACAAGGTTTGTGAAGGAGATAAATATTTTGGATGATAGATGGACTTTGTTTTCTGGAAAGGTTATAGTGAAGGTGGCCCAAGAAGTAGTTAAAATATAGGCCTGGGCtttcaaattatatttgaaTAACTAGATGTTTCTTGAAAAGCCTGGAACATGGGCACTTATGACCTGGAATGGTTTGAACAAGTTCACTAATTCTTGAATGGACTAGTAAAAGTATTTAGTATTTAGTTCAGTTCAGGAATAGTATTCACCTGTCATAACACTACTGCAAGTAGACACATGAGCAAATAAATTGCAGTGGTATATCAAAATAGGTGAACAAGATAAACATGCAAAATATCACTAGGCGGCACCTAGTGATATTATGTTTCTTCCTGGACTATGGTTGAAAGAATTACTTGAGCATAATATGTGTGATTGACCTCCTCCGATTGGTATTATATACAGAAGATACATTAACATAACAGATACATGGAAAACCTTTATGAAGAGAGAATAACAGAATCTTGTGTAGGCAGAGATAAATGCGAGGAAAAAACTACAAACTTACAAAGTCTTCCAACCAGATGCAATTGCGGTCCCTCACTCTTTCTACGATACTCTGTTTTGCTTGATGCACCATCATTTCACAGGGTCCACTCATGTGTACCACTCCTAACTATCCCAGTGATAATTCACTGCTGTAATCTCAATTAAAATACTCACAACACATCTGTGTCCACCATTATGCAATTGAATCCGTCACTTGTCCATGGATGTGGAAATATGCGACTGGTGTGAAAATTTATCTACGAGGAAAGCATTAATGATATTTTGGTTGTCAAGAGATGAAAAAAGTCACCCACGGAAGAGGTTTTGGACCATTTTGGAAAGTCCCACAAAACTGGCTCTTCAGGGAGCTGCATGCTCATTATTTAGCACAGCCAATTGATTGCTGTTCTCAACCCATTATAGGCAACTTCAGTTTGGCAATTTTCATCCCGTCTCATATCTTTAgacattataaatttataatgtgAAATCATATGGCTGTTGGACAAAAAGAAAACATTCTTATTCCAGCATGCAGCTCAGCTAGATATTTCTGATTATGATATGGATGTATTAGTTTAGAATTatctaataaacaaaaaaaatgcatGTATAAATTTAGTAATATTTAATCATTTAGACAGTCTTGGTGTCCAAGTCACTTGACCTTTTTACTGGAATGAAAAGGGTCACAATTTAGCTATGACCTGAAGAGGAGGAATTTGATTTTACTTGCACATTTCATTGATGAAAGAGGAGGGCTCTCTAAACTTTGTAGATTTGGAAAAAACAGAAGTAATTAGGAATTTGGTTCTATTGAGGAAAGACAGATATTGAGAGCAGTGCTGGCTAATGTATGGAAGAGACTATGAGCTTTTTTGAGCAGTGGGAATGCTCTAACTTTCTAATGGTGGCAAAGTCTGATTGTGGAGTCAACTTATTATTTCAGGAATTGGTTAGGTGAGAACAAGGGTGAGGGAGCAGCAATAACAGGTACGAGGCAATTGGGCAAACAGGACTAAGAGGGATGACTCCACTCCTTTAGTGCAACtggttttagaaaataaaagaaattgaaagaggAGTACTGCTATTGAATTATCCTTAGTTTTCTGGCAGAATGACAATATGCTACTGGTTTGTCTCCAAATAATTGCAACAACAGAAGGGAAAGAAAAATGTGTGTAGAGAAACAGAGAACTATGAGCTAAAAGACATGAGTTCAAAATTGTGATGGAAGATGCGCTGGTAGAGTGGTGGGGCAGAGCATGCTAATAGTTGAACTGTAAGGATTTAGGAAATCAAAGGAAGAGAGGGTTTTTAAGGAAGTCGTGTTTTGAACCAAGTTGATATTGTGATGTTACAGGAAACCAATACACAAATAGCAGAAGGAATGTTCTGTAGTACTGGGGGAGTTAGATGTATAGCCTTGGATTTTCCTTCCTGCTGTAAGTTTGGACCAATCGGACTGTTTCTGTATTGGAATCTACGTATTGTGTTTCCAATTCAGTGTAAGATAAAGGATTTCAGGGTTCGTGACTTTTATCGATCCGGAGAGGACAGTTTGTTGGAGGAGCTGGCTGGAGATCGAACATTTGTTGATC
Above is a genomic segment from Rosa chinensis cultivar Old Blush chromosome 3, RchiOBHm-V2, whole genome shotgun sequence containing:
- the LOC112192276 gene encoding histone acetyltransferase KAT6A isoform X1 — translated: MSNNEGFDGHILSEKLSKLNNSQQSIESLSRWCISHRKKAKQIVETWDKYFNSSQKDQRVSFLYLANDILQNSRRKGSEFVNEFWKVLPAALKHVYENGDDHGKKAAMRLVDIWDERKVFGSRGQTLKDEMTGKNPPPPISNGKISNPIKIVKRDAHSVRIKLAVGGLPEKILTALQPVLDEHASEEAALNKCSVAAHYVGKIEEEVENNLTQGTQQRSTLLDDLKEQEDVLNLSIGQLEAVAATRSALVLQLKEALQDQEPKLEAVRTQLQVTQHQIEKVSNIRRRLSLSPQSNVSNMTAESTRMLEPTGIQSQPPNQPVISFAPVKITDEENKKAAAAAVAAKLAASTSSAQMLTSVLSSLVAEEAASMFSPEKRQKLEKSMSVSDGNAEVGSAAYFTPLQQQTMTSVPLAPSTSMQTMSQANQMQSPFGPPPLPPAPSQSSATPPSNQYVQTGGLMVGVMPYGYGSNNLPPPPPMPPHISMGLSRPTQPQQQSLPQQQQQQQQVQPASGGYYRPLGMGFYGQSNQSASQPVPRQ